Proteins from one Corticium candelabrum chromosome 4, ooCorCand1.1, whole genome shotgun sequence genomic window:
- the LOC134178389 gene encoding uncharacterized protein LOC134178389: MAASLLLLLVCIALIGSSFSAFRPPSVPLVVNNPYISIWSAADNLYDEFPVHWSGGIMGLTGLIRIDGKTYRYMGPQSLLRGSSIPNVEQTGVAVGPMSTHYTFHQDGVKLDVVFCSISAFPVDIAEDIDLSGYEVPVTYLNLTVSSEDGRLHHVELYYDNSAEPAVMDSKEMVTWSRNRSAVEGHHTMSIGTVDQKYLQQGSDRINWGYWYTSVEDNGNVSTVITSDINARGSFATGKAFPDEDDKPPRACEDNWPVLAVSWDLGNVGKDNATSRYIVLAYDQVVSIRYFGHNMIPFWRHVYNNNTADMLRSAHANASRLGNACIVIDGFLIKLISIYIDSADNYSAIATLAWRQTVGGTQLVWNDILQQEWAFLKEISSGGAVNTIDVLYPASPLLVYIFATRLQKLLMPILAYANNETKAYGEYIPYNLTWAPHHLGHWPICDLAPNHQEQMPMEETGNMLIMIAAIAKRYRYKEKLGFPSQPGSLTYLKPYWPLLRRWGDYLVSNLPDPGNQLCTDDFEGPSPHNANLAIKGIVGLGALAYLLEEDGQKDIATHYLMQAKNFVTMWMKNASDGDHYRMQYNLPDTWSLKYNLLYDRYLGLNLFPQSVYDLECVYYQKKMNAYGVPLDNRADFTKTDWLMWIASICNHDQFDAIANSVYRFADKSPDRVPFSDWYFTTTGKVKGFKARPVIGGVFAAMLFST, from the exons ATGGCTGCGTCGCTGCTTCTTTTATTAGTATGTATTGCCTTGATCGGGTCCTCCTTTAGCGCATTTCGACCTCCTTCAGTACCTCTAGTCGTCAACAACCCCTATATAAGCATATGGTCTGCAGCAGATAATCTGTATGACGAGTTTCCAGTGCATTGGTCAGGAGGTATCATGGGTTTGACGG GTCTCATCCGAATAGACGGGAAGACATATCGCTACATGGGACCACAGAGCTTACTAAGAGGTTCTTCAATTCCTAATGTTGAGCAAACAGGAGTGGCTGTAGGTCCAATGTCTACTCACTATACCTTCCATCAGGATGGAGTAAAATTGGACGTCGTCTTTTGTAGTATTTCTGCTTTTCCCGTGGACATTGCTGAGGATATTGATCTCTCTGGGTATGAGGTTCCTGTGACTTATCTGAACCTTACTGTGTCGTCTGAAGACGGAAGATTACACCATGTTGAGCTTTATTATGACAATTCTGCTGAACCGGCGGTGATGGACTCCAAAGAAATGGTCACGTGGTCACGCAATAGGTCAGctgtagaaggtcatcacacTATGTCTATAGGAACCGTCGATCAGAAATATTTGCAACAGGGATCAGATAGAATAAACTGGGGCTACTGGTATACATCAGTTGAAGACAATGGCAATGTGTCTACAGTTATAACGAGTGATATCAATGCAAGAGGATCGTTTGCTACTGGGAAAGCATTTCCTGATGAGGACGATAAGCCTCCACGTGCATGTGAAGATAACTGGCCTGTTTTAGCTGTCTCGTGGGATTTGGGTAATGTGGGAAAGGACAATGCAACAAGTCGTTACATTGTTCTTGCATATGATCAAGTTGTGTCCATTCGCTATTTTGGACATAACATGATACCTTTCTGGCGACACGTGTACAATAATAACACAGCAGACATGTTGAGATCTGCTCATGCTAATGCTTCTCGCTTGGGGAATGCATGTATAGTAATAGATGGTTTCCTTATTAAGTTGATCTCAATCTATATTGATTCAGCTGACAATTACAGTGCAATAGCAACGTTAGCGTGGCGACAGACTGTGGGTGGAACACAGTTAGTATGGAATGACATATTACAACAAGAATGGGCTTTTCTGAAGGAAATTTCAAGTGGTGGTGCTGTGAACACAATTGACGTTCTCTATCCAGCTTCTCCTCTTCTTGTATATATTTTTGCCACTCGATTACAGAAGCTTCTAATGCCAATTCTTGCATATGCAAATAATGAAACAAAAGCATACGGTGAGTATATTCCTTACAATCTTACCTGGGCACCACATCATCTCGGTCATTGGCCCATTTGTGATCTTGCTCCAAATCATCAAGAACAGATGCCAATGGAAGAGACTGGTAACATGCTCATCATGATAGCTGCCATAGCAAAACGGTATAGATATAAAGAGAAACTGGGCTTTCCGAGTCAACCGGGATCATTGACTTATCTAAAACCCTACTGGCCTCTACTTCGTAGATGGGGAGACTATTTGGTATCCAACCTTCCAGATCCAGGCAACCAGTTGTGTACAGACGATTTTGAAGGTCCTTCTCCACATAATGCAAACCTTGCGATCAAAGGAATTGTTGGTCTCGGGGCACTAGCATATTTACTTGAAGAAGATGGTCAGAAAGACATAGCTACACACTACTTAATGCAAGCAAAGAATTTTGTAACAATGTGGATGAAAAATGCTAGTGATGGAGATCATTACCGAATGCAGTACAATCTGCCCGACACGTGGTCACTCAAATACAACCTTTTGTATGATCGATACCTTGGTTTAAATTTGTTTCCTCAATCAGTTTATGATTTGGAATGTGTTTATTATCAAAAGAAGATGAATGCGTATGGTGTTCCTCTTGACAATCGTGCAGACTTCACAAAAACTGACTGGCTCATGTGGATCGCCTCAATTTGCAATCATGACCAATTTGATGCAATTGCCAACAGTGTTTACCGTTTTGCTGATAAAAGTCCAGATCGGGTTCCATTCAGTGATTGGTATTTCACAACAACTGGTAAAGTAAAGGGCTTTAAAGCTCGTCCGGTTATTGGAGGTGTCTTTGCTGCCATGTTGTTTAGCACCTAA